A section of the Callospermophilus lateralis isolate mCalLat2 chromosome 16, mCalLat2.hap1, whole genome shotgun sequence genome encodes:
- the Znf623 gene encoding zinc finger protein 623, whose protein sequence is MMSDKLTVMEPPAPESGEVQEARLGQLLRNPEGQSLESPPSQEGDFRQVTVTHWKIQTGETAQVCVKSGRDTVLNSNILILQRELIEGEAHPCDICGKSFPFNSDLIKHQISHTGEKSYTWDHCGKGSGQTPQLPEHQRVHTGDGLCVCNVCGKDFIHYADLIEHQRVHVGEKPFKCAQCGKAFCHSSDLLRHQRVHTRERPFECKECGKGFSQSSLLIRHQRIHTGERPYECNECGKSFIRSSSLIRHYQVHTEVRQYECRDCGKAFRHRSDLVEHQRIHTGERPFECSECGKAFIRSSKLIQHQRIHTGERPYVCNECGKRFSQTSNFTQHQRIHTGEKLYECNECGKAFFLSSYLIRHQKIHTGERVYECKECGKAFLQKAHLTEHQKIHTGDRPFECKDCGKAFIQSSKLLLHQIVHTGEKPYVCSFCGKGFIQRSNFLQHQKMHTEEKLYEYSQHGKGCAPPPDFVHQEGLSLDEAPMHLAKRAKGQGDCADSV, encoded by the coding sequence ATGATGTCAGACAAACTGACAGTGATGGAGCCCCCTGCCCCTGAATCTGGGGAAGTCCAGGAAGCCAGATTAGGGCAGCTATtgagaaacccagaagggcagagcctggagagtcctccctctcaGGAGGGGGACTTCAGGCAGGTGACAGTGACCCActggaaaatccaaacaggagAGACAGCCCAGGTGTGCGTTAAGTCAGGAAGAGACACTGTTCTGAACTCAAACATTCTTATACTTCAGAGGGAGCTCATAGAAGGGGAGGCACATCCTTGCGATATTTGTGGCAAAAGCTTCCCTTTTAATTCAGACCTAATTAAACATCAGATTTCTCATACTGGGGAGAAGTCTTACACATGGGATCACTGTGGGAAAGGCTCTGGGCAGACCCCACAGCTCCCTGAGCATCAGAGGGTCCACACTGGAGACGGACTCTGTGTGTGCAATGTGTGtgggaaagacttcatccactatgcagACCTAATTGAGCATCAGCGAGTGCACGTGGGAGAAAAACCTTTCAAGTGTGCTCAGTGTGGGAAAGCCTTCTGTCACAGCTCCGACTTGCTCCGGCACCAGAGGGTTCACACCAGAGAGAGGCCCTTTGAGTGCAAAgagtgtgggaaaggcttcagtcAGAGCTCCTTACTCATTCGCCATCAGAGAATACACACAGGAGAAAGGCCCTATGAGTGCAACGAGTGTGGGAAGTCCTTCATCAGGAGCTCGAGCCTCATTCGGCACTACCAGGTGCACACTGAAGTGAGGCAGTACGagtgcagagactgtgggaaggcCTTCCGCCATCGCTCGGACCTTGTTGAGCATCAGAGGATTCACACTGGAGAGAGGCCCTTTGAGTGCAGTGAGTGTGGGAAAGCCTTTATTCGGAGTTCAAAGCTTATTCagcaccagagaattcatactggagaacgGCCGTATGTGTGCAATGAGTGTGGGAAGCGTTTCAGCCAGACATCCAACTTCACTCAGCATCAGAGAATCCACACTGGGGAGAAACTCTATGAGTGTAACGAGTGTGGGAAGGCCTTCTTTCTGAGTTCTTACCTTATCCGTCACCAGAAAATCCACACTGGTGAGCGGGTATATGAATGTAAAGAGTGTGGGAAGGCTTTTCTGCAGAAAGCCCACCTCACTGAACATCAGAAGATCCACACTGGGGACAGACCTTTTGAATGCAAagactgtgggaaagccttcATCCAGAGCTCCAAGCTGCTGCTGCACCAGATTgtccacactggagagaagccctatgtgtGCAGCTTctgtgggaaaggcttcatccaGAGGTCAAACTTCCTTCAGCACCAGAAGATGCATACGGAGGAGAAGCTCTACGAGTATAGTCAGCATGGGAAGGGCTGTGCCCCACCCCCAGACTTTGTGCACCAGGAGGGCCTTTCTCTGGATGAGGCCCCCATGCATTTGGCTAAGAGAGCCAAAGGACAGGGGGATTGTGCAGATAGTGTATAG